ATGCCGCCGGCAGTCAATTTCTCATCTAAAATCTGAGCGCCTGTTTTACCGAGCAATTCAGCCAGGCGCGCCGCTTCCGCTGCCGACGCCGACGCATCCGTACTATACAGCGCGGCGCTGTCCATTTCCAATTTGGCATCCGTCGCTGCCTGATAGAGGAAATATAATTCCAGGGATTTTATCGTATCGGCTGCGGCTGCGCTGACCTCCTCGTCGCTCACTTGCAAACCGCGAGCAGTCGCTTCCTGCACCATCAATTTGTCCATAGCCGCATAAGGGGCGATGTTTTCCTGATAATAGACATTATCTACTTTCACCGTAGCGTCATATAAGTAGTACTGACCCAAAAGCGCTTTGGCATCTGCAACAGTAACTTTTTCACCGTTGACGACCACCAGGTTATTTTTCTGATCCAGAGCAAACCAGATTGCTCCGCCTAGAATAGAAATCATCAGGACCAGAATCAGCCACTTCACCCAAGAGGCCAACGGTTTAGTGAGATTGCTTTTTGCTTGATTGCTCAATTTCTACAACTCCCATTCATCTTCGTTTTTACTGTTCTTTAGCATAATACCACAAGTCATTATAAAAGTCTGCTTAATTTTTAGCAATACGTTGGAAGCCCTGCAGGAAAATTTCAATTTGCTGTAACATTCCGGATGTGCTTAAATTACTGGCATCCAGGAGGAATGGCGTCGATTTCCCGGGTTGATACCGCAGCCGTCCATTCATTCCGATGACCAGTAAAGCGGCATCATTGAGTGAATAGCTCACGTTTTCCGTTTTGATCGCAATCACATCATCCGGTTTATAGCTGATTTGACTGACGCCGCAGGCGGACGCTCTGACACGCAGTTTGGCAATTTGGATTAAATTGCGCAGCTGCAGCGGCAAATCACCGAAGCGGTCGATCAATTCATCCACCAATTCCGCCAGTTCCGCTTCGTCTGCCGCCTGAATGCGGCGGTAGAAATCAACTTTATGCCCCGTATCGGCAATATAAGCGGACGGAATAAAGGCATCCACAGGCAATTCCAATAATGTTTCGGTTTTCTTCTTCGTCACGCTGCCCTTTAATTCCTCCACCGCTTCTTTCAGCAATTGAGAATAGTATTCGAATCCCACCGCCGCAACATGGCCATGCTGTTCCGCTCCCAGTAAATTTCCCACGCCGCGCAGTTCAAGATCGCGCAGCGCGATTTTATAGCCTTCCCCCAACTGGCAGAATTCTTTTAAGGCTGCCAGCCGTTTTTCGGAAACTTCCGACAATTGTTTATCGCGCGTGTACATAAAATAGGCATAGCCAACCCGGTTTGAACGCCCGATCCGTCCTCTCAGCTGATGCAGTTGGGAGAGTCCGTAGCGATCCGCATCACAGACAATCAGGGTATTGACGTTCGGCATATCCAGACCCGCTTCAATGATTGTGGTGGAGATCAGCACATCATATTCGCCATCGAGAAAATCCGACATGGTTTCGGCCAGTTTTCCCTCCGCCATTTGCCCGTGCGCGATCACCATGCGGACCTGCGGCAGCAGTTGCTCCAGCATATCCTTGAGGACCGGCAGCGCGGCAATCCGGTTATGCACCACAAAAACCTGACCGCCACGCTCCAACTCCCGCTCGATGGCTTCCCGTACCAGCTCCGGATTCCATTCCATCACATACGTCTGCACCGGAAACCGGTTTTCCGGCGGAGTCTCCATCATACTCATATCCCGGATCCCGATTAAAGACATATGCAGAGTACGGGGAATGGGTGTGGCCGAAAGCATCAGCACATCCACATTCGTCTTTAGTTTTTTCAGTTTTTCCTTAGCTGCCACGCCAAAACGCTGCTCTTCATCGATGATCAGCAAACCCAAATCGGCAAATTCAATATCCCTGGAGAGGATCCGATGCGTTCCGATCACGATATCGACTTGCCTGTTTTTCAGTTGGCGAATGGTGTCTTCATTTTCCCGGCTGTTGCGGAAGCGGCTCATCAACGCAACGTTAATCGGAAAATTGGCCAGCCGTTCCCGAAAAGTATTGAAATGCTGTTGGGCCAAGACCGTGGTCGGAACCAAGATCGCCACCTGTTTGCCATCGGCCACTGCTTTAAAGGCGGCACGGAGGGCTACTTCCGTCTTGCCGAAACCAACATCGCCGCAAAGCAGACGCTCCATCGGTCGGGGCTGTTCCATATCCTGCTTAATTTCTTCGACACAGCGCAGCTGATCCTCGGTTTCCTCATAGAGAAAATCATCTTCCATTTCCTGCTGCCAGACGGTATCCTTGGAAAAAGCATAGCCCGGGCTGGCTTGCCGTTTCGCATAGAGCCGCAGCAGATCCGCAGCCATATCCTGTACTGCTTTTTTGACCTTGGCAGTAGTGCGGCTCCATTCCGTACTGTTCAGGGTATTGAGATGCTGCGTCTTGTTCTCGCTGTTGCCGATATATTTCTGAACAAAACCTATTTGATCCACCGGCACATAGAGTTTGTCTTCACCGGCATATTGGATATAAAGATAATCCTTCTGCAAACCCTCCAGAATCAGGGAATGCACACCCAGATAACGGCCGATGCCGTGATTGACATGGACTACCAGATCCCCGATGTTCAGCTCCCGGTAAGTGCGCAGTTTCCGTCCTTCGGCAGACGCTTTGCCGCGCCGTTTTTTAATTTTGGCAAAAAATACGCTGTCCGGCAGGACGGCAAAGCGAATGGAAGACATCTCTATGCCTTCGCTGATAAAACCCTTTTGAACGAGAATCTGACCCGCTTGCGGAGCGGTTGCTGCCGTGGACAAGCTGCTTTCCAATTCATATTCGCGCAGCAGCTCCTGAATCTGCTTCGCCCTTGCCTCGTCTT
Above is a window of Negativicutes bacterium DNA encoding:
- the mfd gene encoding transcription-repair coupling factor, whose amino-acid sequence is MLKAFTPLYQTEQMMQLTRAVHAQRGPVCLYGLSDTAQKSLHVALLAAEELPFLLVSYGHNQAQNLFDDICGLLPDKRIGFFPANESFFYDSAAASRDLSNQRLQVLLDLLNRKLDGVVTDIEALMLPLLPPEVMVSRQLSLHTGDRLDLKGLMESLVAQGYERVVTVDTPGSFARRGGIIDIYAAIDALPVRIELFDDEIDSIRLFDPVNQRSYEPIQEYTLSPGAEFILTPAAKLNGRKAIAADLADSLARLRKSAAPEQAAELQQRVEELLQRLDANEIDERWGPYLPYFYAQTVYLTDYFPQKPLVFLDEPSRLQETAEHRLEEIQEYCLQSFARGEMLHGRLKHLISFNDLLPELNCERSISMTMLLRRPVWLKPVDVINNQMKSLPMLRGVLPNLISELTRWRKFGYHILILAEDEARAKQIQELLREYELESSLSTAATAPQAGQILVQKGFISEGIEMSSIRFAVLPDSVFFAKIKKRRGKASAEGRKLRTYRELNIGDLVVHVNHGIGRYLGVHSLILEGLQKDYLYIQYAGEDKLYVPVDQIGFVQKYIGNSENKTQHLNTLNSTEWSRTTAKVKKAVQDMAADLLRLYAKRQASPGYAFSKDTVWQQEMEDDFLYEETEDQLRCVEEIKQDMEQPRPMERLLCGDVGFGKTEVALRAAFKAVADGKQVAILVPTTVLAQQHFNTFRERLANFPINVALMSRFRNSRENEDTIRQLKNRQVDIVIGTHRILSRDIEFADLGLLIIDEEQRFGVAAKEKLKKLKTNVDVLMLSATPIPRTLHMSLIGIRDMSMMETPPENRFPVQTYVMEWNPELVREAIERELERGGQVFVVHNRIAALPVLKDMLEQLLPQVRMVIAHGQMAEGKLAETMSDFLDGEYDVLISTTIIEAGLDMPNVNTLIVCDADRYGLSQLHQLRGRIGRSNRVGYAYFMYTRDKQLSEVSEKRLAALKEFCQLGEGYKIALRDLELRGVGNLLGAEQHGHVAAVGFEYYSQLLKEAVEELKGSVTKKKTETLLELPVDAFIPSAYIADTGHKVDFYRRIQAADEAELAELVDELIDRFGDLPLQLRNLIQIAKLRVRASACGVSQISYKPDDVIAIKTENVSYSLNDAALLVIGMNGRLRYQPGKSTPFLLDASNLSTSGMLQQIEIFLQGFQRIAKN